The Gemmatimonadales bacterium DNA window GCGGCCCCGCGTAGCCGGCGCGGAGCAGTTTGCTCGGAAGCAGGAAGCTCACCACGCCGCCCGTCTTCGCGAGGTCCAGTGCGCGCTCGACGAACGCGACCGACAGATCGGGGAGATGCGCGAAGCCCTTGCGCTCCGCGCCGGCGCGGAACGCCAGGTAGCGGCGCGCCAGGGCCTTGCGCGTGGAAAGCTGGAGCCGCTCTCCGCGTATCCAGGGCGGGTTGCCGACGACGAGGTCGAAGCCGCCCTCCGCCATGACCGGTGCGAAGTGAATCTCGTACGCGAAGAAGGGCAGCACGTCGTCGGAAGCAATGCGCCGCCGCGCCGTGATCAGCTCCCGCCGCTCGCGGCGCCAGACTGCGACCCGGCGGGCCATACCCGCCGTGCGCCGTGGCCGGCGGCCGAACAGGTCCCTGCCGGAGCCGGCCGCGGCGTCGGCCAGCCGGGACGTGAGCGAGGCGATGCCGGCGTCGGCCGCCTCGAGCGCGAGGCCGCGCTCGTCGGCGCGGATGGCGCGGGCCAGAGCCGCCTTGTCCCGGCCGAATGCACCAAAGTACGCGACGTGCCGCTCGGCGACCGCCCGCACCCGGGCGACGGCAGGACTCGACAGCCCGCGTGCCGCCTCGAGCGGCGACAGCAGGCTGTCGCCCTGGCGCAGGTTCTGGTCGAGGTTCGGCAGGGGCGCGACTTCCTCGAGGCGGGCGTCGTCGTCCACCAGCAGGGCGAGCCACAGGCGCAGCTCGGCCAGCCGCACCGCCATCGGGTCCAGGTCCACGCCGAACAGGTTGTCGCGCACGATGGATCGGCGGCGGTCGGCCGGACGCTCGCCGGCAACCAGCGGCCCCCGCGCGCGCTCGAGCCGTCGGAGCACCTCGAGCAGGAAAGCCCCGGAGCCTACGGCGGGATCGAGCACGCGCAGGCGCCTGACACGCTCGGGATCGGGGGCGGGGAAGGCTGCGTCGAGCGCGCGCCCGACCGTATCCTGGAGGAGGTGCCGCGGAGTGAAGTAGGTGCCCTGGTGCCGCCGCCGCTCGCGGACCATCAGGCCCTCGAAGACGCGGCCGAGCATCTCGGGGTCCACCGCGTCGGCGTCGTCGCGCTCCCGCACCGTGAAGTGGAAGCGCTCGAACAGCTCGTCAAACAACGCCCGCCACGTGGCGTTGTCGAGCGTCGCCGCCGGAAACCGGCGCTCGATGGCGTGACGCTCGAACAGGCCGCCGTTGAGGAAAGGAAGATCGCCGAGGAGCCGCGCGGCGCGGGTCCTCCGCTCGGGAGGCGCGTTCAGCGCACCGAAGCAGAGCGGCTCGAAGACGGTGCGGTGGAAGGGGTGGCCGCGACCGAGCGCTGTGTCGAGAAGCGACGGTAGGAAGTCGCTGCGGCCGGCGAGCCACCCCCGGCTCTGCACGAAGTAGAGAAACAGGACCCGCGTGAGGATCACGAGGGCCAGGTCGGATCGCTCCCCTTCGGTGCACCGCGGCATCCCGGTCAAGCGCGCCGCTGCCACGGCGTGAAACCGCGAAAAGTCGCGAAAGAACCGTCGCGTGAGCCCCTCCTCCTCGAGGACGCCCGTGGCACGCACCGCGAGCGTGGTCGCGCTGTCCCGGGGACGGACGGCGAGCCCGCCGAGGATCTCGGCCGAGACGGGGCTCGGCTGTTGCAGCGCGATGCGCAGTTGCCGCGCCGCGACGGTGTCGTGGCGCGGCGCGACGGCCGCCACCGCGAGCGTCGTGGCGGGCGCGTCGAGCACCAAGAGCAGCTGGTGGCTGCCCGGGGTGGCGCGCGCCAGGCGCTCGGTCGCCGCGGCCACCTGCGAGCGCGTCGGACCCGTCGCCACGAGTCCGTAGAGCTGGTAGGTGCCGTGTCGCCCGACGATCGCGGCGCGCCGGGTGCCGAGGGCGGCGCCGTCCAGGCCGAGCCTGCGGCGCGCCACCGTATTGAGCTCGTCGCCGCCGGGCTCGTAGCCCAGGGCGGCGGCCAGCTCGAGGAGGTCGTCGAGGGAGCCGAGACGAGCGAGCAGTTGCGGCGTGACAGCCACGCGGTGCGCTCCGACGGAAACGGCGCACACGATGGCAAGGACAACGGCCGGCGTGAGTCACCGGCCGTTGCACGACGGGGCGAATCGTTGCGCGGGCCCGGCGCCGCGCGCGGAGCGGCCTAGGCCTTCGCCGCGCCCCGCTCCAGCGCCCCGCCCTCCCGGCGGTCGGCCCGCAGCAGCAGGAGCGCGAAGACGAAGCCCACGGCGCCGAGCGACGCGAACATCACCATGCTCGCCGTGTAGGAGTGCGTCGCCACCCGGAGCCTGCCGTTGACGTAGGGGAACAGCGCGAGGCCGGCGTTCTGGATCATCGTCATCAGCCCGAACGCCGTGCCGGTGACGTTCTTCTCCACGATGAGCGGCACCGACGGCCACATCGCCGCCGGCACCAGGACGAAGGCCGCTCCCAGGAGGATCATCGGCAGGTAGGGCGGCGCCATCGTGAAGCCGAGCACCAGGTAGCAGGGGATCATCAGCAGCGCGCCCAGCACCATCAGCGACGCCCGGCGTCCGACCCGGTCCACCAGGCCGCCGGCGAACGCCGCCAGGCACATCGAAGCGAAGATGATGATCGAAGTCGTGCCGCCGGCAGTCGAGAACATGTGCGCGAAGTCGTTGAACACGGCGCCCAGGAAGCTGCCGCCGCTGTCCACGGTGAGTGGAAGGCCCCACTTCTCGTGGAAGAAGTCGGTCGACAACGCGGTGAACGGGAAGATCGCCGAGTAGAACGTCGCGCACAGTGCCACCACGTACCAGTACGACGCACCGAACTTCTTGACGTCCGCGAACACGATCTTGTCGCCGGCACCGGCCTCCGCGAGGCTGAGGGCGCGCTCGCCGTGACGGTCCAGCGCGAAATAGACGAGGTTGCACAGCAGGCTGAAGGCGCACAGCCCGGCCGCCACCCACAACGCGGCGTCGACGCCGAACCGGCTCGCGACCGACGAGATCCCGTTGAAGCTGAACAGCGTCCCGAGGCGCATGATGGCGAGCGTGACGCCGAAGGACAGCGCCAGCTCCTTGCCCCGGAACCAGCGGGCCAGGATCGCGCTCTGCGCCACGATCAGGGACTCGGAGCCCGCGCCGAAGACGAACCGGCCGGCCGCCGCGACGGTGATGCTCGGGGCGAGCGCCACGATACAGGCCCCCGCCACCACCAGGCCCGACAGGATGAGGCTGGCCAGACGGGTCCCGATGCGGTCGATCATCAGCCCGGCGAGAAAGACGCAGATGATCGCCGCGATGCTGTAGATCGTGTACAGGCCGCCGATCGCGCTCTGGTCGGTGTGCCACGCCTTCATCAGCGTGGTGGCCATGGCCCCGATGCTGTCGTACGCGAAGTAGCTGCCGAATGGCAGCAGCCCCACGAACAGCAGCACCGTGTAGCGGTAGGCCCCCCGGGAGGGGTGGAACCAGCCCGGCTCGGTGTGCGTCACGTCGGTCATTGAACCCCCGAACGAATCTGACAGCGTGGGGACACCATAACGACAGTTCTGTGAGAGGTTGGCCGTGAGAAGTGAGAAGCGAAAGGCCCCTCTCACCTCTCACGACTTCTCACGTCCTTGCCTCTCACTTCTCACCCAGGATCTTGATCACGACCCGCTTCTTCCGCTGGCCGTCCCACTCCCCGTAGAAGATCCGCTGCCACGGGCCGAGGTCCAACTGCCCCCCGGTGACGGGAACGATGACCTCGTGGCCCACCGTGAGGCTCCTGAGGTGGGCGGCGGCGTTGTCCTCTCCGGTCTCGTTGTGGTGGTAGCGGCCGGGTTCCCAGGGGGCCACCGTGTGCTCGAGCCAATGGAGAATGTCCCGCCACAGCCCGCTCTCGTGGTCGTTGACGAACACGGAAGCCGTGATGTGCATCGCGGAGACCAGGACGAAGCCCTCCGCGATGCCGCTCTTCTGGACTGCGCGCGCGACGTCGTCGGTGATGTCGATGATCTCCTGGCGCTGCTTCGTCTTGAACCACAGGTAGTCGGTGTGTGCGGTCATCGGCGGTCCGGCGCCCGGGGCCGGAGGATTGCTCCGGGGCCGCCTCGAATGCGAGATTCACGGCACTCCAACCGGGAGTCTCCACGGTGTCGAATGCACAGGGCGCCCCGCGCTGGGCGTTGATCCTGGGCGTGTCCAGCGGCTTCGGGGCCGAGTGCGGGATCGCGCTCGCGGGCGCCGGCTACGAGATCTGCGGCGTCCACCTCGACCGGAAGGCCTCGCTGCCGCAGGTCGAGGCGGTGAAATCGGCGATCGAGAAGCTCGGTCGCAGGGCGCTGTTCTTCAACGTCAACGCCGCCGACCCGGAAAAGCGCGCCGAGGTGCTGGACTGTCTCCAGGCCGAGCACGCCGACGTGGGGGTGGTGCTGCACTCGCTCGCGTTCGGCGCGCTGAAGGCGTTCGTCGGCGACGACGCGGTGAACGAGCAGCAGATGGACATGACGCTGACCGTGATGGCGCACAGCCTGGTCTACTGGACCCAGGAGACATTCCGGCGCGGGCTCCTCGCGAAGGGCGCCCGCATCTTCTCGATGACGTCGTCGGGCTCCACGCGCGCTATCGCCTTCTACGGCGCGGTGTCCGCGGCCAAGGCCGCCCTGGAGTCGCACACCCGCCAGCTGGCCTATGAGCTGGCTCCGCACGGGATCGCGGTCAACGCCATCCGGGCCGGCGTGACGGACACGCCTGCTGCTCGGAAGATCCCCGGCAGCGACAAACTGTTCGAGGGGGCCGCGCGCAAGAACCCGTCCAAACGGCTCACCACGCCCCGCGACGTAGCGGGCGCGCTCGTGGCCCTGTGCAGCCCCAACGCCGGCTGGCTGACGGGAAACGTGATCAACGTGGACGGGGGCGAAGAGGTGTCAGCGGGCTGAGCGGTCGCCGAGCATCCTCAGCTCGGCCTCGATGCCGTCCAGCTGCGCGAGCAGCTCCTGGACGTGGTCGGTGGTCGGCACGGGCACACCCTCTCGGCTGAACATCGTGGCCACCAGCGCGTCGGTGTACCCGACGACGGCGTTGGCCACGCCGCGGTCCAGCACCCGGTTGACGCGCAGCAGCGTCGGGAGCTGCTGCCGGGCGGGCAGGGCGACGAAGAGGTCCGCCAGGTCGCGGGTCAGGAGCTCCCGGAGGTACTGCAGCTCCTCGACCACCTCGCCTGCCGACAGACCCCGCACCGCCGCGAGCCGGCCGTAGAGCTCGGTCGCGGCGAACCAGGTCTCGTCCGCCTCGCGCCGCAGGGGGCCGCTCATGTGGGCCAGGAGATCCACGATGATCTTGAGGAGACGCTCGGTCGCCGGAAGGCCCAGCAGGACGGTTCCCGTCTGCCGTTCCTCGAGGAACCGGGACCACTTGGCCACGAGGCCATCCCGCAACGAGCCGATGCGCCGCCCGACGACGACGAGGGAAGGGGCTGACGTCCGCAGGGGATGGGTAGCCACCGGGCAGGGAAGTTAGTCCGGTGGGCACCCCCCGGCTAGCGTCCGTGCGCCTCGTCGGCTGCGACGGAGGTCCCCTCCGCCTGGACGTGCGGAGCGGGGCCCGGCCGGGCGAGGCGAGGCCGGCGATCGTCGTCTGCCACGGCTTCAAGGGCTTCAAGGACTGGGGGTTCTTCCCCCACGTGGCCGGGCGCCTGGCCCTCGCCGGTTTCACGGCCGTGTCCTTCAATTTCTCGGGTAGCGGCGTCGGAAAGGACGGACAGTCCTTCGACGAGCTGGATCGCTGGGGCCACCAGACCATCAGCGGCGACCTCGCCGACCTCGCGACGGTCGTCGACTGGGTGACGGACGGAGGGGCGTCGTGGGTGGGCCTGCTGGGCCACAGCCGGGGCGGCGGCACCGCGGTGCTGCAAGCGGCGCGCGACGGGCGGGTGAAAGCGCTGGTCACCTGGGCCGCCGTGTGTCGCTACCTCCGCTGGCCGGAACAGGAGCTCGAGGCGTGGCGTCGGGAAGGCAGACTCGAGGTCGTGAATCTCAGAACTGGCCAGGTGCTGCCGGTCTTCCGGGACATGCTGGACGACCTCGAGGCCAACCAGGCCGGGTCACTCGCCATCGTCGATGCC harbors:
- a CDS encoding N-6 DNA methylase is translated as MAVTPQLLARLGSLDDLLELAAALGYEPGGDELNTVARRRLGLDGAALGTRRAAIVGRHGTYQLYGLVATGPTRSQVAAATERLARATPGSHQLLLVLDAPATTLAVAAVAPRHDTVAARQLRIALQQPSPVSAEILGGLAVRPRDSATTLAVRATGVLEEEGLTRRFFRDFSRFHAVAAARLTGMPRCTEGERSDLALVILTRVLFLYFVQSRGWLAGRSDFLPSLLDTALGRGHPFHRTVFEPLCFGALNAPPERRTRAARLLGDLPFLNGGLFERHAIERRFPAATLDNATWRALFDELFERFHFTVRERDDADAVDPEMLGRVFEGLMVRERRRHQGTYFTPRHLLQDTVGRALDAAFPAPDPERVRRLRVLDPAVGSGAFLLEVLRRLERARGPLVAGERPADRRRSIVRDNLFGVDLDPMAVRLAELRLWLALLVDDDARLEEVAPLPNLDQNLRQGDSLLSPLEAARGLSSPAVARVRAVAERHVAYFGAFGRDKAALARAIRADERGLALEAADAGIASLTSRLADAAAGSGRDLFGRRPRRTAGMARRVAVWRRERRELITARRRIASDDVLPFFAYEIHFAPVMAEGGFDLVVGNPPWIRGERLQLSTRKALARRYLAFRAGAERKGFAHLPDLSVAFVERALDLAKTGGVVSFLLPSKLLRAGYAGPLRALIRRTAQVAAVADLSHDADTGFAATVFPMVMVLRKGSATTDAPAQVSLASASGKVVCGVTTQRDLGLDEDAPGSPWLALPADVTRAVRQALGAGPRLGACFRPLLGVKTGANEVFLRSLPRADELPRSCRRLAVLGRDVSPFAAHPSHWVLAAIDARGAPLERPPDEVVAFLAPFAPRLARRSDARDAPPWALFRTDLLRGPWLVIWRDIAPRLEAAPLCRGAPDSPVPLNTCYGVAVADAYTACWLAAYLNSGPIRDLAAAMAERASGGAYRFSATTVGALPLPSDPQGRAVRILADIGATAMGGGSWEANDLDAPATLALGLASDVSAQLKYLGDTLRRDAGRHC
- a CDS encoding MFS transporter; translation: MTDVTHTEPGWFHPSRGAYRYTVLLFVGLLPFGSYFAYDSIGAMATTLMKAWHTDQSAIGGLYTIYSIAAIICVFLAGLMIDRIGTRLASLILSGLVVAGACIVALAPSITVAAAGRFVFGAGSESLIVAQSAILARWFRGKELALSFGVTLAIMRLGTLFSFNGISSVASRFGVDAALWVAAGLCAFSLLCNLVYFALDRHGERALSLAEAGAGDKIVFADVKKFGASYWYVVALCATFYSAIFPFTALSTDFFHEKWGLPLTVDSGGSFLGAVFNDFAHMFSTAGGTTSIIIFASMCLAAFAGGLVDRVGRRASLMVLGALLMIPCYLVLGFTMAPPYLPMILLGAAFVLVPAAMWPSVPLIVEKNVTGTAFGLMTMIQNAGLALFPYVNGRLRVATHSYTASMVMFASLGAVGFVFALLLLRADRREGGALERGAAKA
- a CDS encoding secondary thiamine-phosphate synthase enzyme YjbQ — protein: MTAHTDYLWFKTKQRQEIIDITDDVARAVQKSGIAEGFVLVSAMHITASVFVNDHESGLWRDILHWLEHTVAPWEPGRYHHNETGEDNAAAHLRSLTVGHEVIVPVTGGQLDLGPWQRIFYGEWDGQRKKRVVIKILGEK
- a CDS encoding SDR family oxidoreductase; this translates as MSNAQGAPRWALILGVSSGFGAECGIALAGAGYEICGVHLDRKASLPQVEAVKSAIEKLGRRALFFNVNAADPEKRAEVLDCLQAEHADVGVVLHSLAFGALKAFVGDDAVNEQQMDMTLTVMAHSLVYWTQETFRRGLLAKGARIFSMTSSGSTRAIAFYGAVSAAKAALESHTRQLAYELAPHGIAVNAIRAGVTDTPAARKIPGSDKLFEGAARKNPSKRLTTPRDVAGALVALCSPNAGWLTGNVINVDGGEEVSAG
- a CDS encoding alpha/beta fold hydrolase; its protein translation is MRLVGCDGGPLRLDVRSGARPGEARPAIVVCHGFKGFKDWGFFPHVAGRLALAGFTAVSFNFSGSGVGKDGQSFDELDRWGHQTISGDLADLATVVDWVTDGGASWVGLLGHSRGGGTAVLQAARDGRVKALVTWAAVCRYLRWPEQELEAWRREGRLEVVNLRTGQVLPVFRDMLDDLEANQAGSLAIVDAAARITVPWLIVHGADDESVPVEDGRRLQAASRSGAGRGELMLVEGTGHTFGVRHPWAGDSPEFDRVLSRTVEFFAAALS